GATGAATGGAGACATGTACTGTACCATCCCAAGGAACTGCTGTAACTCTTTCAAACAGCTTGGTGTTGGAAGACTGGTAATATCAGCAATCTTTGAAGGATCAGGATGCACACCTTCTTTGTCATAAAGACAGCCAAAGAACTTGACCTGTGGAAGCTTCACATCACATTTGTCTGGATTGAAGACTAGTCCATACTCTTGTCCCACAGTCATGAGATTGTGCAATGCTTTGTCATGCTCTGCTTCAGTCTTTCCATAGACCACAATATCATCAGCAATGCCAATTGTGCCTGGGCACTGCTCGAGAATCATGTCCATCTTCTCTTGGAAAATGTCTTGAGCTACTCTGATGCCAAAGGGCAAACGCTTAAATCTGTACCTTCCAAAAGGTGAATTGAAGGTTGTCAAGTAGCTCGATTCGTCATCTAGGGCGACGCTCCAATATCCATGCCTTGCATCTAGCTTTGAGAAAACTTGAGCACCATGTAGCTTATGGGTGATTTCCTCAAGTGTTGGAGCTTTGTGATATGTCCTCTTACATGCCTTGTTGAGATCCTTTGGGTCGAGGCACACTCGTAACTTCCCGTTGCTCTTCCTGCTGAAGGCTAGCGAGGAAACCCAATCTGTAGGCTTGGACACTTTCTTGATGACATCAATGGATTCCATCCTGTCTAGTTCCTCTTTCAACTCGTCTCGAAGATGGATAGGAAACTTCCTTGGTGGGTGGACAACCGGTTCAGCATTCTCTTCAAGAGTGATGTGGTATTCACCTGGGAACCTCCCAATACCCTGGAACTGATCTGGGTATGCAGCTACCAGATCCTGTGTACTCTTTATCATGCCTGGACTGCTTCTCTGATGCATCTCACAGTTCACTATAACTAGGCGCATCTTAACTGAACTTTGCAATCCTAGGATAGCTGGTCCACGTGTATCCACGATGAAGAAGCTGTTTCTGAACCATTTCCCATCTTTGTACTGGCAGGGAAAATCAAAACATCCGTACTGCTGTATCGGTGTCTCGTTGTAGGCATACAACCTGACATGTCTCAGTCTGACAGCTGACTCAAGAGGATATCCCTCATCATCTAAAAGCTCTGGAAAAGCCTTCCTGAAGCATCGAAGAGGCAACACATTCCCCTGTGCTCCTGTGTCAACCTTAACCCTCAAGGTGTGGTTACCTGGCTTATCCCTGATGCTAAACTTCAGAGTAGCAAAAAGCTCGTCTTTGTCATCGCTGTCATCAATGGGTACACCATCAACATGAACATGCCCAACATAGATTGATTCTATGGAGATGTCTTCAAAGTCTCTCGGTAGGTCGTCGTCGACATTCTTGCTGGCAATTGGATGCAGATTCTTTCCATGGTTACGAGATCTGCTCTTACTTCGATTCTTCCAGCTTCCTTTCTCACGTCCAGCCTGTCTTGTCTGAGACCGAGACCTATGTTTACTTCCGTCTCCTGAAGACTTGCACAGTTTCTTCCAGTGGCCTTTCATGCCACACTTATGGCACTGTGACTTGAACGCTGGGCACTTCTTTGGTGGGTGCCGCAGACCACAATTCCTACAAGAACTGGACTGGTGCAAATCATGTACTGAGGCTCTGTCTAAGCTGTTCAGCTGGCTCATATGAGAGTCACTGGCCTCATGCGTCCTAGCCAATGAAGCAGCCTCATCTAACTTGAGATTTTCATCTTTGCTCAGTAAGGCTTTCTGCACCTCTGGGTGTCTAATTCCGGCGATTAATACTTCTATGATTCTCTCCTCAACAGTGTCATCAGTCTTGAACTTGCACTTCGCTGCCTTTGTGCGACACCGGAGAATAAAATCATCAATAGTCTCTGATGATCCTTGCCTGTATCTCTGGAACTCTAGACGATGAATCCGGAAGTTCTCCTGGGGTTCCAGCTGGGTTGCGAATGCATCCCAAACGTTCTTGGGGTCGGTTAGTTGCTCATCTGTCAACTTCCAAGTGTTGAACATCCTCAAACCTTCAACCCCCGACCACAGTATCACATAAGTGTGCTGCTCCTCTGCTGGAGTCTTCTTAATCTTGAACCACAAGTCAGCAACTTGTCTAAACTCTCGCAATGCTTGCGAACGGTCCGGGTTGGACCAGTCCATTCTGGGACTTGGAATAGATGCACTAGCCATGATGATACCTGTGATCAAATCCTCTGCATGAAATAAATGCACtgagagaaaaaataatgacttatttcatattcaaaatGCATATAAACAAGCAGAAATATCTATCATATGTGAACGGAACTCCAATTGTACACAATTACAATATTCATATTTGAGCAATATGTGAACGGAACTCTCTGTATACAATACAGCATTAATCACAATTTTGCAATCATATGTGAACGGAACTCTGCATACATATACATCGTATATAACATTTTTGCAAGCATATGTGAACAGAACTGTCAGCATAATAGTGTGCACAAAATATGTTGAATTTATCCACCATATGTGAATGGAACCTTGCACGCCAATAGACTCGATTTTTCCTACTACACCATGCAACAATAACATTGATTGAGTGCAATATTATAACATTATAGCATGTCGATGTAAAACAGTTACTTAGAGTCCTCTAAATCAACTGAATTAATTTAGACCTGCATGCAAAATAAGTCTAACTTTCCAGGAAAAATTACagataggcctaggcctacagtaaaaataaaatgagtcTTCCAGTTCACAGACACAGTTTTCAATTTACCGTTCATGTTCACAATTCAACTTATTTCTCATGAGCTTTCCCTCTGATCATCCAGACTGCAGAAGTCTCAAAATCCACTGGATAAACACATGTTCAGCATAGCGTTCATAAGTTGGCCTTGAACTCGATCCAGGTCCAGGATAGGTCAAAATCTTCATCTTTCTTGGGATCAGCCTCTAGGCTGGGGCTCGCGCTCTAGCGCTCTTGTTAATGTTCACACACAGCTTCATAATCATGGGAACTTAACCATCTGTTCAGCCTACGGCGTACGCTCAGTCATCGAGGCGAACAtttaaaatgcatgaaatcagTTCCATATAGGCTAGGCCTATCTCTGCCTAACTTAATTCGTTGCCAGGCAAATCGTTCCAGATTAGCGTAGGCCTAGATATAGATTCTACCGTCGGCGTCATCATCGATCATGCCTCCTGATTAAGTCTCATTAAATCAGTCACTGGAAATCCATAATAAACGGCATCCATCTTGCACAATTAACATTCGGAAGTCCACTTCACGACGTTAGAATTATTTCCAGTCCATCTCAAAATCACATTCACGGCGGCCCGGCGACTCCGCGGGACTCAAAATCATGGATCAGTTACGGTACACACACACATCAGCATCATCTCGGCGCAGACGATAAGTCAACTTGTGCACAAATTCATAACGTACCGTACGGTACCGGTATACGGTACACTGCGCTGTACGTACCGATACTCAGGAGCAAACAATGTTCCATGTCCAAACTTGATCCAGTTCAATATCCAAAATCATAGCACAGGTCCGCATCTAGCTGCCACCATGTCAAGCTATAGTCAATAAAGAATCCTGTACTAGCTTTATATGATCCAACATCATAATATAATGTTTATTGTTCAGTTTAGTCGCAACACCGGCAACAAGGTAGGCTGGGCCGGGACCGCCATATCGAAACCACAACACATAGCAACGCGTATCCAATGTGACGTCAGTTACATCATCGCGCATATCAAGTATGCAAATGATACATATTACTACACTGTGCACATAATATCAGGCATACAAGGTCCTTGCATGTAAGTATCGTATTAATAATATCtgtttataatttatgtaagTCAATGCCCGATTTGTAATTgacttcgttttctttttttgtttatttcgcTATTACGTTTGAGGCCGCTACCCTAGTCAAGCACTGCTTATGGTAgcggtctccagcatttttttttgtctcctcaacaaagtacaacttattattgcaaactaatactatctatatacatgtacattttatgcCAATGAATtactatttgtatttatttttgtaaaaagaaatgtatcactatttttttttatgttgtacactatgtttgttaataatttctgttggaaaaatgctgaaataaaatcaaatcaaatcaaattttcaagccTGAACCATGGTCTTATCGCTCCCAGCATTTTTTCCCGTTTCCATAGCCGCACTTTTCGCAGAGTTTACTCTCGTGAGGTGGTCGTTGAGGACGTCCACGACGTCCGCCTTCATCAACTTTCCTGAGGGTTGAATTCGGATCTCGGAAGAGTTTTTCCCTaatattcattgaaatataagaagaaaaaaaatcactctgattaaaagtttttaaaaacattcatttgatttttatttacatcAGAGTTTCAACTTCAAGCTAGGCCCCAGATTATTTTGTAACCTGTGTTGCTTTGTCTGCgatttttgttgtaaaaatgaagCCCTGAAATATTTGTACCCGAAATTAGTGCTCCGAAAAAAAGCGAAAAATAAAATGCACGAAATAGCACCCCAATTTTATTCCATACTTAATGATGCAATTAGACTCCCCAGGAGTTTAggtcaaacatatttttaaagtgaATCACAATCACCGGCAAAaccaaatataaaaatataagccCACCCCTATACCTCGTTCAAGTGGTGGTGTCTGTGTACTTTCTTTACTCAAGAAATTGAGACCACCTTGATTTTCGAATTGAACACATTTACATTAATGAAAAACACACCAAAATTTCAGTTTACTCTGTATACAGTACTCGTTGCATTTTTGTTTTCGGAGTTTATGTCTGACATGACTGTAAAGCTCTTGTAATTAATCGATCTCTCGATGCAATTATATCAAttatattaaagaaaattatattaattgaCATATTTCAAACTCACTGTTTAATCGCCTTTTCAATCATCACCGTAAACTCATCCTCTGGAAAAGATGGTACATGTTCTTGCTTGCATCGTTTACACTTCTGTTTGTAAATCTGCCccaaaaatgggggggggggggggggggaagcgaAACAGACATGAAACAAATACGATCGGTTGACATTATTACATGATCATTAACCAATTTAAAGCCATTTTTAAATGATGCCTGTGTGCGATGAATAAAAAAGGACGAACAAAGTTGGGGTGGTTGAATTATgcataaacattttttgttacattATAGATTACTTTtacttatcatgtttattttccaATGTATATTCGTCAGACATAAGCGATACTACAAATCATAAAAAGTATAACATGAATACTCTGTTTATCGACAGAAATGTTAATCAGGGCTCTTTGAGCAATCTAAATCGTGCGTTCGTACCTAACATATTTACATGGGTATAATACTCATGCCAGTGGCGTAATTAGCCCAACCTTCCCCCATAGGCATACAGGTGGGGGATtggggggctcttgccccccccccaaaaaaaaaaagagagaaaagaaaagggataagggtgaaatatgatattattttcctaatatgtgtcaaaatctatcacaaaattgtttgtaatacactgtaaaaaaaaatttgtagaaattacttaataaaattgtggcaaaaaattgccttaattttttcaagtatttattttctttgcttccattttactcaagaaaattaaaacttaattcaattaagtaaaacaatcactaaaatatttgaaaatatcaaatgggggagtggatggactttcgtgattcgaaagtccgctcccccatcgtcccacttttggtggcatcattttcattttatacatgttttatccaaatattagactttgtgaattgtcacttacctgtacatgtataggtactgacattgatatttatacgcgatcgtttcattcttacaaataaaacagtgagaataattttctgctaaatgactatttaatgttgccttttctttgattcaacaaaagaatacaatagttagcacacccttatccaaaacaatttcaaacacaaatagaaatgacagttattacaaaaaaaaaacatttacttgctctaatgaatattcatgcattatttaaatatggcgttaattgaaaatataagtacattcaacatgattttataagtaataatcatctttgcctaattgagttagatttactcaatcaaagcaagctatcaatacgtgaattttcttaaatgtatattgaacccaaataaatcaagtaaatcaagtaaattaaaagacaagttgaaactacttaaaaacaacgaaaaataattacaaattgtaaattctacttaaatacattaagtgttaactactgattcaatgtttttttttacagtgtaaaatgtcgaaatttttgctcgctcgcttcgcccGCGAACGTCTTAtcaattttacgcgatacgccatatcgagacccctcaaattttttgctcattacgccactgacccccccccccaaaaaaaaaaaaacacacaaaatagCATTAagggcaaataaaaaaaaaagtcgagAGTTAGCGAAAGTTTGATgtattaaaaatggaaatatataattttgaagtTGATGTCGGAATATTTTACCCCTTTCACTttaatttctcttctttttctccccttttttggGTGATGGaactcctttttcttctttttttgctttcttatcattattattaaacgatgtgttggctcagttggtagagcgtccgtctcacaaccgggagccGGGTTGGGAGTTCAAGCCGCGTCAGACcgaaagacgttaaaagattgCTGCAGCTATCCTGTTTGGCGTTagacgattaaagggatagagctcCGTCGATCTGgtgctgcacagcggctgcccacgatcaattgggcacaAAATGATTTTCGGAATATTTCTGTTTCAGATttcatttcgaacaataaaatatggattttttaaTGAGGTATTGGCCCTTAAGCCCCCGCTCCTATAGGGCTCCTATAATACTCCACTGAGTCGTGCAATAATACTCACTTTCGCCACTACTTGTTCTTGGAGGTCGAAAACCACGTGTGCCCGGTAAGTGCTCCATGTTCTGTCGCAGTTTTCACATTCGCTCTGACCATATCCCCTCACCCCTTGTCTTTTTGAATGGTCAGGTATTTCTGCCGGAGAAGCTCCTTCCTCAGCCATGACTTCTCTTATGATATCTTCAGAGTCAACAGGCATGGTACACAAACTGTTATATGTTGCTCTTTGATATTAGATTCTCTAGTAAAAAAATAACgatttttaaatataaagaacaaatgatgataacaatatcaataattcatgtgacttataaagtgccaaaatccactctgtagagtgctccaGGTGCTTgaagaaatcaagaaatgaaaagaatggttttaagaacatttttgaaagacactACAGAGATATAAATTTTGGTGTCTTCAGGAAGTCTGTTCCATATGAGGCATGCATGAGCAAAGGATCTTTCCCAAATAAtgattaagtaaaaaaaaaatacatgacaaTATTATGTATAATTGgacacaaataataatgaataataataataacaataattataataataataacgcagttcttgtatagcgcctatcaaattatgtcataacgtccctacgtgcttccaaaggacttcgatattattaccctggctttagccccgcagccttttacagtaCGGTGTCATTTTAAGGAAtcaattcctgccaggtacccattcatctcatctgggttgagtgcagcacaatatggatgattttttttgctgaaggaaattgtGCCATGGATGGGATTcgaagtcagaagactaatccactgggccacaacgctccactaaaTGAGGAAACATTTTATTTACACCCCCTCCAAAGTATGGTGTTTTATTGAATATGTAACGTCGGATCTGTGACACTTTTTGAGGCATGACTGGGTGCTTTCTTTTGCCGAAAGCATTTTGATTGGGCCATAGGTTCGGGGGTGGCGACAGGGTGTGCCCCCTTGAATTTAGAATTTTGTACTGCAGTTTAGGTGAGGGAGTcgtctcgcccccccccccttcaccatGGGACCTAAATATCACGAAATCCTTATATGCATAGTGCTATAGGTTTGCAAAAGAACAAATTCAATTTGTGATtagaattttttgttttatttccgtatataaaataacaaatacaaaGTACATACAAATACATTATCATGAGATGATGAGGTCAAAGTTAAGATACAATAATAAAAGGTAAGGAGTAAAGTAAATTATACGGCTGGTAGTCAATATTCAGCTGCAATAATGCATTGCTTCCATGGAgccagtttacttgcaaaaaagCCTACCATAATGTAAAGGACGTTGACCATCAGACATAAAagtgaaatcattaaaaacaaagaaaaatcacataACCtacacctaccccccccccctcccggtaCAAATCagtgatttaatttcatttagcacagatatatttcaaaaatgtatttttaaaagaattaaaagtGGTGACATTACGCACGCACAAAGGGATTCTGTTATATTCAGAGGCAGCTCGGTAAGAGGAAGATATTTTACTAATATTGGTTCTAGGTCTGGGTaaacatatattattttaatttctaaGAGGGTAAGGAGTAGCTTTTGTATGAAACATACTTTTCATAAATTCAGTGGACATGTTGTTACTAATCTTATACATGAATAATATCAAGTGAGTATACTGTCTCTTTTGAATAGTGTCCCAACCCAGAATAGAATGAATTTGAGAGGTTGAAGTGTGTAAATAGGggtaaattttcaaaattattcttcCAGctctattttgaattttttgaagTTGGTCAAGTAGAGATTTGCTTGCAGATTTGCTTGATAGATAATGTCACCATAATCAAAATGAGGTAAAATTATTGAGTCATATATTAACTTTAATTCtgacaaatttacaaaatgctTTAGCCGTGCAATATAACCAAACATTCTCCCCAGTTTCTTACATAAATAATTTATGTGATATAGTCCCACTTCATGTTTTCATCCACAAAGACACCGAGATACTTAAAGCTATTCACTCGAGTCAGTAAATGACAGTAAATTTTTAGTTGTAAATGTTGTGACCTTTTAAGCATTTTAGGCGTTCCAATCAACATGCTTACAGTTTTAtcatagtttattttcaaattattcctGTTCATCCAGGCAGATAGACTTTCCAGTTCCTTATTAAGGACGAGTTCGATAACTCTAATATCTTTATGTGAGAAATATATTACTGTGTCGTCAGCATAAAGGTGTACGGTGTACTCTTTGAATACAGAAATTATaacatcaataaataaaatgaacagtATGGGTCCAAGGAGAGATCCCTGGGGTACTCCCTTAAAAATGACCCTTTCTTCTGATAAAATTCCATTTATGGATGTACGTATTCTTCTATTAGTCAAATAACTTTTGAACCAATGCAATTCATCACCAGatataccaatatttttaagTT
This genomic interval from Lytechinus pictus isolate F3 Inbred chromosome 3, Lp3.0, whole genome shotgun sequence contains the following:
- the LOC129276941 gene encoding uncharacterized protein K02A2.6-like, which translates into the protein MASASIPSPRMDWSNPDRSQALREFRQVADLWFKIKKTPAEEQHTYVILWSGVEGLRMFNTWKLTDEQLTDPKNVWDAFATQLEPQENFRIHRLEFQRYRQGSSETIDDFILRCRTKAAKCKFKTDDTVEERIIEVLIAGIRHPEVQKALLSKDENLKLDEAASLARTHEASDSHMSQLNSLDRASVHDLHQSSSCRNCGLRHPPKKCPAFKSQCHKCGMKGHWKKLCKSSGDGSKHRSRSQTRQAGREKGSWKNRSKSRSRNHGKNLHPIASKNVDDDLPRDFEDISIESIYVGHVHVDGVPIDDSDDKDELFATLKFSIRDKPGNHTLRVKVDTGAQGNVLPLRCFRKAFPELLDDEGYPLESAVRLRHVRLYAYNETPIQQYGCFDFPCQYKDGKWFRNSFFIVDTRGPAILGLQSSVKMRLVIVNCEMHQRSSPGMIKSTQDLVAAYPDQFQGIGRFPGEYHITLEENAEPVVHPPRKFPIHLRDELKEELDRMESIDVIKKVSKPTDWVSSLAFSRKSNGKLRVCLDPKDLNKACKRTYHKAPTLEEITHKLHGAQVFSKLDARHGYWSVALDDESSYLTTFNSPFGRYRFKRLPFGIRVAQDIFQEKMDMILEQCPGTIGIADDIVVYGKTEAEHDKALHNLMTVGQEYGLVFNPDKCDVKLPQVKFFGCLYDKEGVHPDPSKIADITSLPTPSCLKELQQFLGMVQYMSPFIPKLAENAETLRALTRKDSVWQWTPSHQKSFEHLKSLVSSMCTLTYFDPSKPTTIQVDASTRGLGAALLQEGKPVAFASKALTDTESRYANIEREMLAVVFGCTRFHTYVYGAKFTVESDHKPLESIHRKNLANAPPRLQRMLLRLQPYDFNLVYKPGREVALADGLSRINPEKQPTMEFDKTIHGIYISPSKLKQMQDDTEANRSLKVLKDIILTGWPDDVKKVPKEVRHYWSCRDTLSVEDGLIMKGERIFIPETMQQEVLQSLHAGHQGTTKTQLKARSCVYWDGLSKTIEQMVQSCQACNELQKAQQKEPLLQHEVPNYPWETVGTDLFHFEGDEYLVIVDYWSKFPVVRKIRGSCTSSTVVRITKNIFSEQGIPLKIVSDNGPQFSSREYKSFTDQWNIQHVTSSPHYPQSNGLVERAIQTIKSTLKKVKMTGGDPDLALLCLRTTPIDSSLPSPAELLQGRKYRSNLPMKMHSDHQSEIKEKLRQRQERQKDDFDRRGVRELPPLVPDQKVTVFDHVSETCAPATVIQKCQLEPRSYMIQTPNGSVLRRNRRDLRSLENPQRKQVRFNIPQNCADRTPSLPKDYTQQNPSDDHHQSSTNGYHTRSGRLVKKPDRLIEN
- the LOC129256409 gene encoding uncharacterized protein LOC129256409, yielding MPVDSEDIIREVMAEEGASPAEIPDHSKRQGVRGYGQSECENCDRTWSTYRAHVVFDLQEQVVAKIYKQKCKRCKQEHVPSFPEDEFTVMIEKAIKQEKLFRDPNSTLRKVDEGGRRGRPQRPPHESKLCEKCGYGNGKKCWER